In one window of Bizionia sp. M204 DNA:
- a CDS encoding polysaccharide biosynthesis/export family protein codes for MINLKSIIKKISILLLIVVVSSCVTSKEVIYFQNEPVSEYNDIPMNSDIVYKPNDLIFISVGGDADAVAPFNLPAVSYSVSSVNANADLKMPTYLIDKNGNIEYPVLGTIKLGGLSREDATSFLKNKISAYVKDPIINIRLINFTITVLGEVRNPGTFTVEDERISLIEALGLAGDLTIYGKRENVFLIRERDGKKVFTKFDLTKISTITSPNYYLEQNDVLVIEPNSAKIRSASYNQNNGVIISAVGTLATILAIFLVK; via the coding sequence ATGATCAACCTTAAAAGCATTATTAAAAAAATTAGTATTCTACTTCTAATAGTAGTGGTTTCGTCCTGTGTTACAAGCAAGGAAGTTATTTATTTTCAAAATGAACCTGTAAGCGAATACAATGATATTCCCATGAATTCCGATATCGTTTATAAACCAAACGATTTAATTTTTATTAGTGTTGGTGGTGATGCTGATGCGGTGGCGCCTTTTAATTTACCAGCTGTTTCTTACAGTGTTTCATCCGTAAATGCCAATGCAGACCTTAAAATGCCAACCTATTTAATTGACAAAAATGGTAATATTGAATATCCTGTTTTGGGCACTATTAAGCTTGGTGGTCTATCACGAGAAGATGCCACTAGTTTTTTGAAAAATAAAATTTCGGCATATGTAAAAGATCCCATTATTAATATAAGATTAATAAATTTCACGATAACGGTTTTAGGCGAAGTTAGAAATCCTGGTACTTTTACCGTTGAAGATGAACGGATTTCATTAATTGAAGCATTAGGTTTAGCAGGCGATTTAACCATATATGGCAAACGCGAAAATGTATTTTTAATTCGTGAACGCGATGGCAAAAAGGTTTTCACGAAATTCGATTTAACAAAAATTAGCACCATTACATCTCCTAATTATTATTTAGAACAAAATGATGTTTTGGTAATTGAGCCTAATTCTGCCAAAATCCGTTCCGCATCGTACAACCAAAATAATGGCGTAATCATTTCGGCCGTTGGTACTTTGGCAACAATTTTAGCCATATTTTTAGTCAAATAA
- a CDS encoding DegT/DnrJ/EryC1/StrS aminotransferase family protein has translation MTKNVSGVKSKIWLSAPHMSGFEENYVNQAFKSNWIAPLGPNVDGFEGDLEAYLGKQSHVAALTSGTAAIHLALKLLDVSVGDEVLCQTKTFVASVNPVIYVGATPVFIDSETKTWNMCPELLEKAILDRITKGKKPKAIIAINLYGMPYNVPHIHAIANKYQIPVIEDSAEALGSRYNNQPCGTFGDMSILSFNGNKIITTSGGGALVSRNINSKKRAIFLATQAKDTGINYSHSEVGYNYRMSNILAGIGRGQMQVLENRIQARRSHFEYYKNELQHITDIEFLAEPENYFSNRWLSAVLFKTKTIRDGVLNALLEENIESRPSWKPMHQQDIFKNHASYLNGVSDNLFERGLCLPSGSSLTTVELDRVNQVIKNYFG, from the coding sequence ATGACAAAAAATGTTTCGGGAGTGAAATCTAAAATATGGTTATCAGCACCGCACATGAGTGGTTTTGAGGAAAATTATGTTAATCAGGCCTTTAAAAGCAATTGGATTGCGCCATTAGGACCAAATGTTGATGGTTTTGAAGGTGATTTAGAAGCTTATCTTGGAAAACAGTCGCATGTAGCGGCATTAACATCTGGAACGGCTGCCATACATTTAGCTTTAAAACTGTTAGATGTTTCCGTGGGAGATGAAGTACTTTGTCAAACAAAAACTTTTGTAGCCTCTGTAAATCCTGTGATTTATGTGGGTGCAACACCTGTTTTTATTGATAGTGAAACTAAAACTTGGAACATGTGTCCCGAGTTATTAGAAAAAGCAATATTGGATAGAATAACCAAGGGGAAAAAACCTAAAGCCATTATTGCTATAAATTTATATGGAATGCCATACAACGTACCACACATACACGCAATTGCTAACAAGTATCAGATTCCTGTAATTGAAGACAGTGCTGAAGCTTTAGGTAGTCGTTATAACAACCAACCTTGTGGAACGTTTGGTGATATGTCTATTTTATCCTTTAACGGAAATAAAATCATAACAACATCTGGAGGTGGTGCTTTGGTTTCTAGAAATATTAATTCTAAAAAACGTGCTATTTTTTTGGCAACCCAAGCAAAAGATACTGGTATTAATTATTCACATTCCGAAGTTGGCTATAATTACAGAATGTCTAATATTTTAGCGGGTATTGGTCGTGGACAAATGCAAGTTTTAGAAAATAGAATTCAAGCTAGAAGGTCCCATTTTGAATATTATAAAAACGAATTACAACATATAACAGATATAGAATTTTTAGCTGAGCCTGAAAATTACTTCTCAAACCGTTGGTTATCAGCCGTTCTATTTAAAACAAAAACAATAAGAGATGGCGTTTTAAATGCTCTGTTAGAAGAAAACATAGAATCAAGACCATCTTGGAAACCCATGCACCAACAAGATATATTTAAAAACCATGCAAGTTATTTAAACGGTGTTTCTGATAATTTGTTTGAGCGTGGCTTATGTTTACCTAGCGGCTCCAGTTTAACGACTGTTGAATTAGACCGTGTTAATCAAGTAATAAAAAACTATTTTGGATAA
- a CDS encoding polysaccharide biosynthesis tyrosine autokinase: MKQNAHFRDLIEPYLNRWKFILLCVIAALTLAFVYLRYASNEYQAKATIKIKDDKSQGKLPEISSLQNYGLFSNDQNNVLDEIEILKSRNLIESVIKDLKFNIQFFVEGRIQAHEVYTNPPLNINFSTTDSLLHLVDTTFNIRINSSKDFIFKGIPQDTKILKGSTTQHDDIEGVLYDFGKNVETGFGDIIITPNIGQYATKIGADITIRIQPVNNVTSDYKSRLQIQTNELSSIIKLTINDNVREKGVLFLNKLIEKYNEDVINDKQMVVEATSNFINERLEGVSRELGIVDLTAEDIQQENKLTNLATQSNIFLQTEKENEAKITETGREIQLIDYMKNHLANNQGPSDLMPLNIGIEDGNIGQVAKRHNSLVQERERILKNSSEINPTVVNLTNQINQLKADLSQSLSSKRSTSQITYNSLVSENSRINSQIYSAPQKERQFKDIKRQQDIKESLYLYLLQKREESAITHGVSSPNAKIVDKAYASGRPVAPKSAIIILAALILGISFPIGLIYLLTLIDNKVHSVQDIKKTIDVPFIGDIPKSSKRTQLIKQIDYTPKAEAFRMVRTNVEFMLKGINKHSKVIFVTSTTSKEGKSHTSINLALSLSYSNKKVLLIETDIRVPKATNYLNVKNDIGLTNYISDPSLTLSDVTTSMKDNDFLDVIPSGVIPPNPAELLMSNRMQELFDTVDNQYDYIIVDTAAVGLVTDTLLISHHADLFIYVVRANYLDKRRLQIADTMYQEKRLPNMTILLNGVDHKKSNGYGYGYGKNPNTKKWWQRSK, encoded by the coding sequence ATGAAACAGAATGCGCATTTTAGAGATTTAATTGAGCCTTATTTAAACCGATGGAAGTTTATTCTTCTATGCGTTATTGCTGCCTTAACATTAGCATTTGTATATTTACGTTATGCTAGTAATGAGTATCAAGCTAAAGCTACCATTAAAATTAAGGACGACAAATCTCAAGGTAAATTACCGGAAATATCAAGCCTTCAAAACTATGGTCTCTTTAGTAATGATCAAAATAATGTGTTGGATGAAATTGAAATTCTTAAATCACGAAACCTTATTGAAAGTGTCATTAAAGATTTAAAATTTAATATTCAATTCTTTGTTGAAGGTCGTATTCAAGCGCATGAAGTTTATACCAATCCGCCATTAAATATTAATTTCAGTACAACGGATTCACTTTTACATTTGGTTGATACCACGTTTAATATCCGAATTAATTCATCAAAAGATTTTATTTTTAAAGGTATTCCACAAGACACCAAAATATTAAAAGGAAGTACCACACAGCATGATGATATTGAAGGTGTTTTATACGATTTTGGGAAAAATGTAGAAACCGGATTTGGCGATATAATCATTACACCTAATATTGGGCAATATGCTACTAAAATTGGTGCTGATATTACCATCAGAATTCAACCTGTAAATAACGTTACTAGTGATTATAAGTCTAGACTGCAAATTCAAACCAACGAGTTATCTAGTATTATAAAGCTGACCATTAATGACAATGTGCGTGAAAAAGGCGTGTTATTTTTAAATAAGCTGATTGAAAAATATAATGAAGATGTTATAAACGACAAGCAAATGGTTGTTGAAGCAACTTCAAATTTTATAAATGAGCGTTTAGAAGGTGTTTCGCGTGAGCTAGGTATAGTAGATTTAACGGCTGAAGATATTCAACAAGAAAACAAACTTACTAATTTAGCAACGCAGTCCAATATTTTTCTTCAAACTGAAAAGGAAAACGAAGCAAAAATTACCGAAACCGGCAGAGAGATTCAACTAATTGATTATATGAAAAATCATTTAGCGAATAACCAAGGCCCAAGCGATTTAATGCCGCTTAACATTGGTATTGAAGATGGAAATATTGGTCAGGTAGCAAAACGGCACAATAGTTTGGTTCAAGAGCGGGAACGAATTTTAAAGAATTCAAGTGAAATTAACCCGACCGTTGTTAATTTAACGAATCAGATTAATCAGTTAAAAGCAGATCTTTCGCAAAGCTTAAGTAGTAAGCGGTCTACAAGTCAGATTACCTATAATAGTTTAGTCTCGGAAAACTCTCGAATTAATTCACAAATTTATTCCGCCCCTCAAAAAGAGCGTCAGTTTAAGGATATTAAGCGTCAACAAGATATTAAGGAATCATTGTACTTATACCTACTACAAAAACGTGAGGAATCGGCTATTACACATGGCGTTTCTTCACCTAATGCAAAAATTGTAGATAAGGCATACGCTTCCGGAAGACCTGTAGCGCCAAAATCTGCTATTATTATTTTGGCAGCTTTAATTTTAGGTATTAGTTTTCCAATTGGCCTTATTTATCTACTAACGCTTATAGACAATAAAGTACATTCAGTTCAGGATATTAAGAAAACCATAGACGTGCCGTTTATTGGCGATATTCCGAAATCTAGCAAACGTACACAGCTTATTAAACAAATTGATTATACACCTAAAGCGGAAGCGTTTAGAATGGTACGTACCAATGTGGAATTCATGCTTAAGGGAATTAACAAGCATTCTAAAGTTATTTTTGTTACGTCTACAACTAGTAAAGAAGGGAAATCGCATACATCCATAAACCTAGCTTTATCACTCTCCTATTCTAACAAAAAGGTGCTTCTTATTGAAACAGATATTCGTGTGCCAAAAGCAACGAATTACCTGAATGTTAAAAATGATATTGGTTTAACCAATTATATTAGCGATCCAAGTTTAACGCTTTCCGATGTAACAACATCCATGAAGGACAATGATTTTTTAGATGTTATTCCTTCTGGTGTCATCCCTCCTAATCCAGCAGAACTATTAATGAGTAATCGGATGCAAGAATTATTCGATACTGTGGATAATCAATATGATTATATAATTGTAGACACGGCTGCTGTTGGTCTGGTTACGGACACCTTATTAATAAGTCACCATGCTGATTTATTTATTTATGTCGTTCGCGCCAATTATCTTGATAAGAGACGTTTGCAAATTGCAGATACCATGTACCAAGAAAAACGCTTACCAAATATGACGATACTTTTAAACGGTGTTGACCATAAAAAATCAAATGGTTATGGCTACGGATATGGTAAAAACCCGAATACAAAGAAATGGTGGCAACGTTCTAAATAG
- a CDS encoding nucleoside-diphosphate sugar epimerase/dehydratase produces MDKIYNLLRKLSNRYASKWLVLLFDSTIIAFTFFIAYLIRFNFQIDFDFSMFLKQIPFVVFAGIISFLLVSSHKGVVRFTGFKDVVNIIIGVNILATILIISTFMSRKYNYNNVFDIPGSIIYIHLLLNMFFLIGAKFFIKSIYRSLITENEDIPKSIVLIYGAGDSGIITYNAITNDAKSDIDVFGFIDDNERKVGKKINLLNVYHPNNITKEFIEKHQIDSVIISIQNISSNRLLQITSKLFALNLNVKIVPAVQTWIDGDLSIGQIKDINIEDLLGREPINIDNPILHDEYSNRVILVTGAAGSIGSELVRKLSVFNFKSLVLVDNAESPLYDLQQELIRNGINNVIPIIADIRNNVRLDAIFNIHKPEIVFHAAAYKHVPLMEQNPYEAVSVNVRGTKNVVYLSKKYGAKKFILISTDKAVNPTNVMGATKRIAEMLICCQQNTQSTTKFIITRFGNVLGSNGSVIPLFKKQIEAGGPLTVTHKDIIRYFMTIPEASLLVLEAAAMGLGHEIFVFDMGKPIKIYDLAMNMIALSGLKYPTDIDIKITGLRPGEKIFEELLIEGENTKPTYNEKIMIAKCKPVSIERTQNLIKELCLLGSNSQNIEIVSKIKDIVAEYNPNNSTYDVLN; encoded by the coding sequence TTGGATAAAATTTATAATTTATTACGAAAATTATCTAATCGCTATGCGTCAAAATGGTTGGTACTCCTATTTGACTCAACCATTATTGCATTTACCTTCTTTATTGCCTATTTAATTCGATTTAATTTTCAAATCGATTTCGATTTTTCCATGTTTCTAAAGCAAATACCATTTGTCGTGTTTGCTGGAATTATTAGTTTCTTATTAGTAAGTTCTCATAAAGGAGTTGTCCGGTTTACGGGCTTTAAAGATGTTGTCAACATTATAATTGGTGTCAATATTTTAGCAACCATACTCATAATATCTACATTTATGAGTCGGAAATACAACTACAATAATGTTTTTGATATTCCTGGTTCTATCATATACATTCACTTGTTGCTCAATATGTTTTTTCTTATTGGCGCCAAGTTCTTCATTAAATCCATTTACAGAAGTTTAATTACTGAAAATGAAGACATCCCCAAGAGTATTGTATTAATTTATGGTGCAGGTGATTCAGGAATAATCACTTATAACGCCATTACAAATGATGCAAAAAGTGATATTGATGTTTTCGGGTTTATTGATGATAACGAACGTAAAGTGGGCAAAAAAATAAACCTATTGAATGTTTATCATCCCAACAACATTACAAAAGAGTTTATTGAAAAACACCAAATAGATTCGGTAATTATATCGATTCAAAATATTAGTTCTAACCGACTCCTTCAAATAACCAGTAAGTTATTTGCTTTAAACTTAAATGTGAAAATTGTACCAGCTGTCCAAACGTGGATTGATGGCGATTTAAGCATTGGGCAGATTAAAGATATAAATATTGAGGATTTATTAGGTAGAGAACCTATTAATATTGACAACCCTATTTTACATGACGAATATAGTAATCGCGTTATTTTAGTAACTGGAGCCGCGGGATCTATTGGCAGCGAATTAGTCAGAAAATTATCTGTCTTTAACTTTAAAAGCTTGGTACTGGTTGATAATGCGGAGTCACCTTTGTATGATTTACAACAGGAATTAATACGAAATGGCATTAATAATGTTATACCAATAATTGCGGATATTAGAAATAACGTTCGATTAGATGCTATTTTTAATATACACAAACCCGAAATAGTTTTTCATGCAGCCGCCTACAAACACGTACCTTTAATGGAGCAAAATCCTTATGAAGCGGTTAGCGTAAATGTGCGCGGAACTAAAAACGTGGTGTATTTATCAAAAAAATATGGTGCTAAAAAATTCATTTTAATTTCAACAGATAAAGCGGTAAACCCAACTAATGTTATGGGAGCCACGAAACGCATTGCCGAAATGCTTATTTGTTGTCAGCAAAACACACAATCAACAACCAAATTTATCATCACACGTTTTGGAAATGTTTTAGGCTCTAATGGTTCCGTAATTCCGTTATTTAAAAAACAAATTGAAGCTGGTGGCCCTTTAACGGTAACTCATAAAGATATTATCAGATATTTTATGACTATTCCAGAAGCAAGCTTATTAGTTTTGGAAGCAGCTGCTATGGGATTAGGGCACGAAATTTTTGTGTTTGATATGGGTAAACCTATAAAAATTTATGATTTAGCCATGAATATGATTGCCCTGTCTGGTTTAAAATATCCGACTGACATTGATATTAAAATAACAGGTTTACGTCCTGGTGAAAAGATCTTTGAAGAACTATTAATTGAAGGCGAAAACACCAAACCAACTTACAATGAGAAAATTATGATTGCTAAATGCAAACCGGTAAGTATTGAAAGGACTCAGAACCTTATAAAAGAACTCTGTTTATTAGGTTCTAATTCTCAAAATATTGAAATTGTATCAAAAATTAAAGATATTGTAGCAGAGTACAATCCGAATAATTCAACTTATGATGTTTTAAATTAA